The following are encoded in a window of Castanea sativa cultivar Marrone di Chiusa Pesio chromosome 9, ASM4071231v1 genomic DNA:
- the LOC142610958 gene encoding stomatal closure-related actin-binding protein 3-like — MTKISPEFEVEMPTEEVLQVSVDVSFASNHFPKYKLGADNQILEEPKEDNHGPSLKEVVEQETVTLSEQHKRLSVRDLASKFDKNLSAAAKLSDEAKLREVASLEGHVLLKKLRDALESLRGRLAGRNKEDVEKAISMVEALAVKLTQKEGELIQEKFEVKKLASYLKQASEDAKKLVNQEKSFACAEIESARAVVQRIGEALEEQEQNSQASKKQDVEELIEEVQEARRIKLLHQPSKVIDMEYELRALRAQIWEKSVFSVKLKKELAIRKRDEENKFRLYILEGSENLGSYLQLKPCSEKAPQLPNCSIQWYRLSSEGSWKEVISGANKSIYAPEPFDVGRILQAEIVSNGQKLTVTTSGPIDPAAGLGSYVETLLRKSNTEFNVVISQMNGQDHASHSVHVFHVGKMRIKLSRGWITKARENYSSSMQLCGGRGDINNSAKALFWQARKGLSYVLTFESERDRNAAVMLARKYAFDCNVMLAGPDDQV; from the exons ATGACGAAGATCAGTCCTGAGTTTGAAGTGGAGATGCCGACAGAAGAAGTCCTTCAGGTTTCAGTTGATGTGAGCTTTGCTTCTAATCATTTTCCCAAGTATAAATTAGGAGCTGACAATCAAATTTTGGAAGAGCCAAAAGAGGACAACCATGGTCCATCCTTGAAGGAGGTTGTTGAACAGGAAACTGTCACTCTGTCAGAGCAGCATAAGCGTCTCTCAGTTCGTGACCTTGCGAGTAAATTTGACAAAAACTTGTCTGCTGCTGCTAAGTTGTCTGATGAG GCAAAGCTTAGGGAGGTGGCTTCTTTGGAGGGACATGTTCTTTTGAAGAAGCTTAGAGATGCATTAGAGTCTCTAAGAGGCCGTTTGGCAGGACGAAACAAGGAGGATGTGGAGAAAGCTATCTCTATG GTGGAAGCTTTAGCAGTTAAGTTGACTCAGAAAGAAGGAGAATTGATTCAAGAGAAGTTTGAAGTGAAAAAGCTAGCTAGCTACCTCAAACAG GCTTCTGAAGATGCGAAAAAGTTAGTTAATCAAGAGAAATCTTTTGCTTGTGCTGAAATTGAGAGTGCTAGGGCTGTAGTGCAGAGAATTGGAGAGGCCCTTGAAGAACAAGAGCAAAATTCCCAGGCTTCTAAAAAGCAG GATGTGGAGGAACTAATAGAGGAGGTTCAAGAGGCAAGGAGAATAAAATTGTTGCATCAGCCAAGCAAG GTGATTGACATGGAATATGAGCTTCGTGCACTAAGGGCTCAAATTTGGGAGAAATCTGTATTTTCAGTTAAGCttaaaaaagag CTGGCAATACGCAAGAGGGATGAGGAGAACAAATTCCGTTTATATATCTTAGAAGGTTCTGAAAATTTAGGTTCATATCTACAACTAAAGCCTTGCTCAGAGAAGGCTCCACAACTTCCAAATTGTTCAATTCAGTGGTACCGCCTGTCATCTGAAGGCAGCTGGAAGGAAGTCATTTCAG GTGCCAACAAATCCATTTATGCTCCAGAACCCTTTGATGTTGGACGAATCTTACAAGCCGAAATTGTTTCAAATGGCCAAAAATTGACAGTCACAACTTCTGGTCCCATTGATCCAG CTGCAGGACTTGGAAGCTATGTGGAGACGCTTTTACGAAAATCTAATACTGAATTTAAT GTAGTTATTTCCCAGATGAATGGACAAGATCATGCATCACACTCTGTTCATGTATTTCATGTGGGAAAGATGAGAATAAAGCTCAGTAGAGGATGGATTACAAAGGCTAGAGAAAATTATTCCTCGTCAATGCAG CTATGTGGAGGTAGAGGTGATATTAATAATTCAGCCAAGGCATTGTTTTGGCAAGCAAGGAAGGGCCTCTCGTATGTATTAACATTTGAATCAGAGCGAGACAGAAATGCAGCTGTTATGCTTGCCAGGAAATATGCTTTTGATTGCAAT GTCATGCTTGCTGGACCGGATGATCAAGTATAG
- the LOC142610504 gene encoding dihydroxy-acid dehydratase, chloroplastic-like, with translation MQATLKPQTPRATFLIPRPTTKNVPHNHHHRRLFTVRATLTQQQQQQQQQQQLDQELKKTIKLNKYSGRITEPKSQGGSQAMLLGVGLSEDDLSKPQVGISSVWYEGNTCNMHLLKLSEAVKEGVRQAGLVPFRFNTIGVSDGISMGTRGMSFSLQSRDLIADSIETVMSAQWYDANISIPGCDKNMPGTIMAMGRLNRPSIMIYGGTIKPGHFQGNTYDIVSAFQSYGEYVSGSITEEQRKNVIRNSCPGAGACGGMYTANTMASAIEAMGMSIPYSSSTPAEDPLKLDECRLAGKYLLELLKMDLKPRDIITPKSLRNAMVIVMALGGSTNAVLHLIAIARSVGLDLTLDDFQKVSDEVPFLADLKPSGKYVMEDVHKIGGTPGVIRYLLELGFLDGDCLTVTGKTLAENAASFPPLATGQDIIRPVENPIKKTGHIQILYGNLAPNGSVAKITGKEGLYFSGPALIFEGEESMIAAISKDPLSFKGKVIVIRGEGPKGGPGMLEMLTPTSAIMGAGLGKDVALLTDGRFSGGSHGFVVGHICPEAQEGGPIGLIENGDIINVDVQNRRIDVQITDEEMETRRKQWTPPAYKAKSGVLYKYIKNVQPASMGCVTDE, from the exons ATGCAGGCCACACTCAAACCCCAAACCCCACGCGCCACCTTCCTCATCCCCAGACCCACCACCAAAAATGTCCctcacaaccaccaccatagAAGACTCTTCACCGTCCGAGCCACGTTAACccaacagcagcagcagcagcagcagcagcagcagctggaTCAGGAGTTGAAGAAGACTATCAAGCTCAACAAGTACAGTGGTCGCATCACAGAGCCCAAGTCCCAAGGTGGCTCCCAAGCCATGCTCCTAGGTGTGGGTCTCTCCGAAGACGACCTGTCCAAACCTCAAGTGGGTATCTCCTCCGTGTGGTACGAGGGTAACACCTGTAACATGCATCTCCTTAAACTCTCCGAAGCTGTCAAAGAAGGTGTACGACAAGCTGGGTTGGTTCCTTTCAGGTTCAACACCATTGGTGTTAGTGATGGTATCTCCATGGGGACCAGAGGCATGTCGTTTAGCCTTCAATCCAGAGACCTCATTGCTGATAGTATTGAGACTGTGATGAGTGCACAGTGGTACGATGCCAATATCTCCATTCCTGGTTGTGACAAAAAT atgcCTGGTACAATTATGGCAATGGGTCGGCTTAATCGACCAAGTATCATGATTTATGGTGGAACTATCAAG CCTGGTCATTTTCAAGGCAATACTTATGATATAGTGTCTGCATTTCAG TCCTATGGAGAATATGTAAGTGGATCCATAACCGAAGAGCAGAGGAAGAATGTAATCCGTAACTCCTGCCCTGGGGCAGGTGCTTGCGGTGGTATGTATACAGCCAATACCATGGCCTCTGCTATTGAAGCTATGGGGATGTCTATTCCTTACAG CTCTTCGACACCTGCTGAAGATCCATTGAAGTTGGATGAGTGCCGTTTAGCTGGAAAATACCTTTTGGAATTACTAAAAATGGACTTGAAACCACGAGATATTATCACTCCAAAATCCTTACGTAATGCAATGGTTATTGTCATGGCACTAGGTGGCTCTACAAATGCTGTTTTACACTTGATTGCTATTGCAAG GTCTGTTGGTCTGGACTTAactcttgatgattttcagaaGGTCAGCGATGAGGTTCCATTTCTTGCAGATCTTAAGCCTAGTGGAAAATATGTCATGGAGGATGTACACAAG ATTGGAGGAACACCTGGAGTCATTCGCTACCTTTTGGAGCTTGGATTTTTAGATGGGGATTGTCTGACTG ttacCGGGAAGACTCTGGCTGAAAATGCAGCAAGTTTCCCTCCCTTGGCCACAGGACAG gATATAATAAGACCTGTGGAAAACCCCATAAAGAAAACAGGCCATATCCAAATATTATATGGAAATCTTGCACCAAATGGTTCCGTAGCAAAAATCACAGGAAAAGAGGGGCTATATTTCTCtg GCCCTGCGCTTATCTTTGAAGGAGAGGAATCTATGATCGCAGCTATCTCAAAGGATCCTTTGAGTTTTAAG GGAAAGGTAATTGTTATTAGAGGAGAGGGACCTAAGGGGGGACCGGGCATGCTTGAAATGCTAACACCAACTAGTGCAATAATGGGAGCAGGTCTTGGGAAG GATGTTGCTTTGTTGACGGATGGTAGGTTTTCAGGAGGTTCACATGGATTTGTTGTTGGCCACATATGCCCTGAAGCACAG GAAGGTGGTCCAATTGGTTTAATTGAAAATGGAGACATCATCAACGTTGATGTTCAGAATAGGAGAATAGATGTTCAGATAACAGATGAGGAGATGGAGACGCGAAGAAAGCAATGGACTCCACCTGCTTACAAGGCTAAGAGTGGAGTTCTCTACAAG TACATCAAGAATGTACAGCCGGCTTCAATGGGATGTGTGACTGATGAGTAG